The Oncorhynchus masou masou isolate Uvic2021 unplaced genomic scaffold, UVic_Omas_1.1 unplaced_scaffold_1218, whole genome shotgun sequence genome includes the window ctaggattcatctgtgtctgggaaaccagaccatatagtttagtagaaaggaagtgataccagcttgtagtgggctgactagtcctgaattgtcctttagttcctggaccattttccatgcagctccaggtgacagagaacacatcaattaggaccgagccaacaagctgatcaatgatactgaggagaattacatagagacagagaaccaactgagaaaacatatcaatggttctgaatgacaaccaatatacatcaacaccagacatcatgattcatggaaatgtacaagattaaaacattggattgaattttaattaataacaaatcagtttacagtttaaccagctcagcagaACCAGTGAGACAaaacccaggatagaggggctgagtgaatgtggtctggactctgtggaggagggtcattgtgtcagagacactgtagaaggacagagtacctgccttgtgatccaggtacactcctactctggaggactgagggcctgatactttagtctcaacattattgtgtctgaaacaaTAACCACCTCTATAGTAATATAAACTCCAGGACTTGTTATTGTATCCAAATCCACCATCATTACCTCCCTCTGTTCTGCTGATGTCTTTATATGAGACTGCTGTATCAACACCAccagtcctctccacctcccagtaacagcgtccagacagaccctctctacacagaaccTGCCACCAGTAggtgaatctgtctggatggtcaggataTGGTTGGACTTGGTGTGTACgtgtcacctttctgttccctttagacagagagaggtgtgtgcgtgctgtgtttgggtccagtgtgagctgacaggaatctgggagaagagcagagaccaacgaggggagtcagaacaataagttaagtcagatactgtatctcccctgtctttgattagagcacagcagagatcaaatcagagaaatatgaggagtcagatagagacccagtctttgattagatctactattgctatatatttctagagggattgttaggagtgtcagtaaaaagagactgttagttacttcacaataaagagactcacattgtaacaactgttctctggtcttgggctctggaggcagtacaacatccactatattcactacagacacacaaacacattgacagagagagggaatgttatcatcagaccatattccacatgtatatgactagtagggaactttcaatggtctaaagttgatgttcttattgttttcaacacacctgtagtggagatcttggtccattctcctttaaggaagtcttctagtttctctctcagttcagacacagtctgactcacatctccaaagtactgaagaggacggacaacgatgctgggtaagtctgaagatacactgatactggagagagactgatacctctggagagagagagagagagaggagagagagagaggagagactgatacctctgagagagagagagactgatacctctgagagagagagagagagagagagagagagagataggagagagagagagagagactgatacctctggagagagagagagagagagactgatacctctggagagagagatagagagagagagactgatacctctggagagagagagagactgatacctctggagagagagatagagagagagagactgatacctctggagagagagagagagagagagagagactgatacctctggagagagagagagagagactgatacctctggagagagagagagagagagagagagactgatacctctggagagagagagactgatacctctggagagagagagagagagagagagactgatacctctggagagagagagagagagagaaagagggacggacaaagagagcgagagggacggacaaagagagagagagagggacggacagagagagagagcgagagggacggacagagagagagagcgagagagagagggacggagagagagggggacagagagagagagagagagaggggacggacagagagagagagagggggacggacagagagagagagagggacggacagagaggagagagaggggacggacagagagagagagagagggacggacgagagagagagggacggacagagagagagagggacggacagagagagagagagggacggacagagagagagagagagggggacggacagagacagagagggggacggacagaggagagagagggggacggagagagagagagggggacggacagagagagagagggggacggacagagagagagagggggacggacagagagagagagggggacggacagagagagagagagggggacggacagagagagagagggggacggacagagagagagagggggacggacagagagagagagggggacggacagagagagagagggggacggacagagagagagggggacggacagagagagagagggggacggacagagagagagagggggagagagagagagagggggacggacagagagagagagggggacggacagagagagagagagggggacggacagagagagagagggggacggacagagagagagaggggacggacagagagagagagggggacggacagagagagagaggggacggacagagagagagagaggggacggacagagagagagaggagggacggacagacggacagagagagagagggggacggacagagagagacagagagagagagggggggacggagagagagagggggacggacggagagacagagagagagagggacggacagagagacagagagagagggggacggacagagagacagagagagagggggggacggacagagagagagagagggggacggacagacagagagagagggggacggacagagggacggacagacagagagagaggggacggacagagagagagagagagggacggacagagagagagaggaggggacggacagacagagagagagagagggacggacagagagagagagggacggacaggcagagagagagagggggacggacagagagagggggagagagggacggacagagagagacagagaggtagggacggacagacagggacagacagacagagggacggacagacagagggacggacagacagagggacggacagacagagggacggacagacagagggacggacagacagagggacggacagacagacagacagacagacagacagacagacagacagacagacagagagagagggacacacagacagagagagggacagacagacagagagagagagggacggacagacagacagacagagagagagggacggacagacagacagacagagggacggacagacagagggacggacagacagagggacggacggacagagggacggacagacagagggacggacagacagacagagagggacggacagaccaacagagagagagggacggacggacagacagagggacggacagagggacggacagacagagggacggacagacagacagagggacggacggacagacagagggacggacggacagacagacagagagatagggacggacaggcagacagacagagggacggacagacggacagacagagggacggacagacagagggacggacagacagacagacagacagagagggacggacagacagagggacggacagacagacagacagagagggacggacagacagagaggacggacagacagggggacagacagacagacagagagggacggacagacagacagacagagagggggacagacagagagagagagggacggacagacagacagacagacagacagagggacggacagacagacagacacagagggacggacagacagacagagagggacggacagagacagagggacggacagacgagacagagagggacggacagacagagagagagggacggacagacagacggacagacagagggacggacagacagagggacggacagacagagggggacagacagagggacggacagagagagagggacggacacagacagagagaggggacggacagacagacagagagagggacggacggacagacagagagagagggacgacagacagacagagagggacggacggacagacagagacggacagacagacagagggacggacagacagacagagggacggacagacagacagagggacggacagacagacagagagggagggacagagagagcgagggacggacagacagagagagagagggactggacagacagagagagagagggacggacagacagagggacggacagacagagggacggacagacagagggacggacagacagacagacggacggacagagggacggacagacagagggacgacagacagacggacagacagacagagagggacggacaggcagacagagagagagggacggacagacagacagagggacggacagacagacagacagagagggacggacagacagacacggacagacagagacggagggacagacagacagacagacagagggacggacagacgacagacagacagagagacagggacagacagacagacagagggacggacagacagagacagagagggatggacagacagacagacagacagagggacggacagacagacagagagagggacggacagacagagaggagagggacggacagacagaggggacggacagacagagggacggacagacagagacagacagacagagagagacggacagacagacagagagagagggacggacaggcagacagacagagagggacggacagagagagacagagggacggacagagagagaggacggacagacagacagagagagagagagggagggacagagaggagacagacaggacagacagagacagagggagagacagacatgaagttaatttcatatcacatgtaacaagacagtttagttacctggaggaaatggatgtgatcctctgtgtgtgatccagctcagagacagctcagcGATCTCCTGCTTCAGTTGCTCCAGGATGGACAGACTTGACTCACTTGAGCCTTCTCTTGGGCTCtgatcagctccttcacctcagagctccttctctcaatggagcggatcagctcagtaaagatctgatcactgtcctccactgctgactgtgcagagcgctggagagacagagagagagacagagagacagagagagagagagagagggacggacagagagagagggacagacagacagagagagagagagagagagacaggttcagTCAGAACTCTGCTCTCCAGGTCCACCAGGCCTTgttctccctcctggacagacaggtacagaacacctcttggtcctgctctactctcctccctcctggacagacaggtacagaacacctcttggtcctgctctactctcctccctcctggacagacaggtacagaacacctcttggtcctgctctactctcctccctcctggacagacaggtacagaacacctcttggtcctgctctactctcctccctcctggacagacaggtacagaacacctcttggtcctgctctactctcctccctcctggacagacaggtac containing:
- the LOC135529957 gene encoding tripartite motif-containing protein 16-like, whose amino-acid sequence is SLQRYQSLSSISVSSDLPSIVVRPLQYFGDVSQTVSELREKLEDFLKGEWTKISTTVNIVDVVLPPEPKTREQLLQYSCQLTLDPNTARTHLSLSKGNRKVTRTHQVQPYPDHPDRFTYWWQVLCREGLSGRCYWEVERTGGVDTAVSYKDISRTEGGNDGGFGYNNKSWSLYYYRGGYCFRHNNVETKVSGPQSSRVGVYLDHKAGTLSFYSVSDTMTLLHRVQTTFTQPLYPGFCLTGSAELVKL